In Candidatus Pantoea floridensis, the genomic window ACATGATGGCGAACATCAAATCCAGCGGCGAGCTGAAGTGCGCCGTCTATTCAGACGTCCCGCCCTTCTCTTCTCCGGATCCGAAAACGCGTCAGCTGGCGGGGATGGATATCGATCTGTGTAACGCGCTGGCGAAGCAGATGAACGTCAAGCTGACGCTGGTGCCCACCTCAGTTGAAGCGCGCATTGCGGTAATCGCCACTGGCCGCGCCGATGTGCTGATCGCCAACCTTGCCTACACCAAAACGCGCGGCAACCAGATTCAGTTCAGCGATCCCTATTACGTCGCCAAAGAGATGCTGCTGGTCAAAGCGCCTTTGGCCGATAAGCCGCTGAGCTACTTCCAGGGCAAACGTATCAGCGCCACCAAAGGCACCACCTCTGAGCAGTCGATCCATATCAAAGGCGGCAAAGCCGTCACCTTCCAGGATTCGGCGTCTGCCTTCCTCGCGCTCGAGCAGAATAAATCAGTGGGCTTCGTCACCAACACCATGACCGGTATCAAAACCATTGCGCAGGCGAAAAAGGA contains:
- a CDS encoding transporter substrate-binding domain-containing protein, which translates into the protein MTMKRPTTIGLALLPLLAISAAHADMMANIKSSGELKCAVYSDVPPFSSPDPKTRQLAGMDIDLCNALAKQMNVKLTLVPTSVEARIAVIATGRADVLIANLAYTKTRGNQIQFSDPYYVAKEMLLVKAPLADKPLSYFQGKRISATKGTTSEQSIHIKGGKAVTFQDSASAFLALEQNKSVGFVTNTMTGIKTIAQAKKDGINLAMIKEPMALEPIGIGMKRDEPALLASVNSSLKAMDDDGTIDKIWDTWIGPNTEYKMVREERVQPLASLKFEPLE